One Desulfobulbus oligotrophicus DNA segment encodes these proteins:
- the csx2 gene encoding TIGR02221 family CRISPR-associated protein: MAKIFVSFLGIGNYSKKPGYETATYFWPEKGNTEITVRFVQTAILTVLEQESPVDTFLLLCTEDSKEKHLHLLQKELQEHLPTGPMPTVPQQLVPTDMQPANQWKWFEQLLERIQPGDRLTIDFTHGMRAIPIVFSSAIGFLQRAKGVQLEHALYGWYDPAKKDEPHPIVDMRDFYIINDWTEAVARLADDADARKLGELAKTTRIDTLRPLADPSLISAFTEMTDCIRNVDVNNISNKVGGALNKVEQARKGATGSAQVMLDLVRDKFTGLASNHPASGRYDLPYFQTQLEIISLLLEHRLFMQAFTAMREFVGSIGMAGLTGKYANKKMSSSDGRRYRRRFAEVFVNMMQVPQEKWKFFNKNETDKETLMPWYEKLQNTGVEQQLRSFVKDLVDTRNGFDHAWTSKAEAYGTVEQDGRRYFEKLKNILEQLKEKGWI, translated from the coding sequence ATGGCAAAAATATTTGTAAGTTTTCTGGGCATAGGCAACTACAGTAAAAAACCAGGTTACGAAACTGCCACCTACTTCTGGCCAGAAAAAGGAAACACAGAAATAACCGTTCGATTTGTGCAAACTGCAATTCTTACAGTTCTTGAACAGGAGAGTCCTGTTGATACGTTCCTTCTCCTGTGCACCGAAGATTCAAAAGAGAAGCATCTGCATCTGCTGCAAAAAGAGCTTCAGGAACATCTGCCCACCGGCCCCATGCCCACTGTTCCACAACAGCTGGTCCCCACGGATATGCAACCAGCCAACCAGTGGAAATGGTTTGAGCAGTTGCTTGAACGTATTCAGCCCGGTGACCGCCTGACCATTGACTTTACCCATGGCATGCGGGCGATACCGATTGTCTTTTCCAGTGCCATCGGCTTTCTGCAACGGGCTAAAGGGGTGCAGTTGGAGCATGCACTCTACGGGTGGTACGATCCGGCCAAAAAAGACGAACCACATCCCATCGTTGATATGCGTGACTTCTATATAATCAACGACTGGACCGAAGCCGTGGCCAGGCTTGCCGACGATGCCGATGCCAGGAAGCTGGGCGAACTGGCAAAGACCACCCGGATCGACACCCTGCGACCGCTGGCCGATCCTTCCCTGATCAGTGCGTTTACAGAGATGACCGACTGTATCCGTAATGTGGATGTGAACAACATCAGCAACAAGGTGGGTGGCGCCCTGAACAAGGTCGAACAGGCAAGAAAAGGGGCCACAGGTTCTGCACAGGTGATGCTCGACCTGGTGCGTGATAAGTTCACAGGCCTGGCCTCAAATCATCCGGCCAGCGGCAGATACGACCTCCCCTATTTCCAGACGCAGCTGGAAATCATCAGCCTGTTGCTCGAACACCGCCTGTTCATGCAGGCCTTCACAGCCATGCGTGAGTTTGTGGGATCAATCGGTATGGCTGGGTTGACAGGAAAATATGCCAACAAAAAGATGTCAAGTTCCGACGGGAGAAGATACAGAAGAAGGTTTGCCGAGGTCTTTGTCAACATGATGCAGGTACCTCAAGAAAAATGGAAATTTTTCAATAAAAACGAAACAGATAAAGAAACCCTCATGCCCTGGTACGAAAAACTGCAAAATACCGGTGTGGAACAGCAGCTCAGGAGTTTTGTCAAAGACTTAGTGGACACACGAAACGGTTTTGACCACGCTTGGACATCCAAGGCAGAAGCATATGGTACAGTTGAACAGGATGGGCGGCGCTATTTTGAAAAGTTAAAAAACATTCTTGAACAATTAAAAGAGAAAGGATGGATATAA
- the csx20 gene encoding CRISPR-associated protein Csx20, whose protein sequence is MHQLFLIFNHSFTPDQETSARTELGVAAIVEMPPELQELWANVPPELPGLDTWLQPFYQWITKHCQPGDYILIQGDFGASYLLVGFATGRQLIPVYATTRRQAREEHLNNGRIRMEHTFKHVRFRRYGQ, encoded by the coding sequence ATGCATCAACTCTTTTTGATATTCAACCACAGTTTCACCCCGGACCAGGAGACCAGTGCCCGCACCGAACTCGGAGTTGCCGCGATCGTTGAGATGCCGCCGGAGCTGCAAGAGCTGTGGGCCAATGTACCGCCGGAGTTGCCAGGCCTTGATACCTGGCTGCAGCCCTTTTACCAGTGGATCACCAAGCACTGTCAACCAGGGGACTACATCCTCATCCAGGGCGACTTTGGTGCCTCATACCTGTTGGTTGGTTTTGCAACTGGCCGGCAGCTCATTCCTGTGTACGCCACCACCAGGCGTCAGGCTCGGGAAGAACACTTAAACAACGGCCGCATCCGCATGGAGCACACCTTCAAGCATGTACGATTTCGCCGATATGGTCAGTAA
- the cas6 gene encoding CRISPR system precrRNA processing endoribonuclease RAMP protein Cas6, protein MTISIHQLTFHCRWLSEARLPGYLGSTLRGAFGWALKRSCCALKTQECANCMLRQRCGYAWIFETERFTEPDGQRVNARPHPFVLQPGQNSAGERKAGETWDFSLLLIGRAIDYLPHIVYSIQQMGRSGIGAAVRHGFGRFELETIKSKDTVLYENTAKELHNTPVATELRPDCSTVSPVHSLLCTLETPLRLKHNNTLFRELPFHVLIRVALRRITALESAYGQGEPALDYSDLVHQATQIKAVNSTLCWQETLRYSNRQQQKVSLSGLVGSAEYQGNLTPFVPLLEYGSRVHLGKQTVFGLGKIALQWDPPNT, encoded by the coding sequence ATGACCATCTCCATCCACCAACTCACCTTTCACTGCCGCTGGCTGAGCGAGGCGCGTTTACCCGGCTACCTGGGCTCAACGCTCCGCGGTGCCTTTGGCTGGGCACTGAAAAGAAGCTGCTGTGCTCTAAAAACACAAGAGTGCGCAAACTGTATGCTGCGTCAACGGTGCGGTTATGCCTGGATCTTTGAAACCGAGCGCTTCACAGAACCAGACGGACAGCGGGTGAACGCCCGCCCCCACCCCTTTGTGTTACAGCCCGGACAAAACAGTGCTGGAGAGAGAAAGGCCGGGGAAACATGGGATTTCTCACTGCTGCTCATCGGTCGCGCCATCGACTACCTGCCCCACATTGTCTACAGCATTCAGCAGATGGGGCGTTCGGGTATCGGGGCTGCTGTCCGACATGGGTTTGGCCGATTCGAGCTTGAAACCATTAAAAGCAAAGACACTGTTCTCTACGAGAACACGGCCAAAGAGCTCCACAACACGCCGGTTGCCACCGAACTGCGCCCCGACTGCAGCACAGTGTCTCCGGTACACAGCCTGCTCTGCACTCTGGAAACCCCGCTACGCCTGAAACACAACAACACATTATTCAGGGAGTTGCCCTTTCATGTACTTATTCGTGTAGCACTCCGCCGGATAACAGCCCTGGAATCAGCCTATGGCCAGGGTGAGCCCGCCTTAGACTACAGCGACCTGGTTCATCAGGCCACACAGATTAAAGCCGTCAACTCCACCCTGTGCTGGCAGGAAACACTACGCTACAGTAATCGACAACAACAGAAGGTGTCTTTAAGTGGCCTGGTCGGTTCAGCAGAGTACCAGGGCAACCTTACGCCCTTTGTTCCCCTGCTCGAATACGGCAGCCGGGTTCACCTGGGCAAACAGACTGTCTTTGGTCTGGGTAAGATAGCCCTGCAATGGGACCCTCCCAACACCTGA